CTACGGCTTTGCCTTTTTCGGTAATTACTTTAAAATCGTTGGTTAAAATCTGATGTTTATACATTTCAACAGTGATCTGTCTGCCGCCATCAAAGGGAAAAGAGATTTCAAGAAAATCGGGTTTTTCTTTGATTAATCTTTTTAGTTCTGCAGGTTTCAGAGACATTACTGTGATATCTGTTGCGGCCTTTTTATATTCGGTTATTTTATCCGGGTTCTTATCAACGTGAAATAAATTGTAGGTTTTAACTTCTGTTTTCCGATTATGAAATTCCGAAACTTTTTGAGCAACGGGTTTTAAATTTTGAGAAAAACTCAAGATAAAACATTGTAAAAAACAAATTAATAGAAACTTTTTCATGATTTTGGTAATTTTGTCTATGGTTTTACAAATAAACAAAAAAAATCAACATATAGTGAAAAACAATCATTATATTCTAATAATTATAAAAACCAGATAAATAATTTAAACTAAACTCGTAGTGCATTATCAAACTAACGCAATTTTAATATTGTTCATTTTTCTATTAAAGACAAAAACATTTACAAATTGAATAAAAGTTAGTGCTGTTATTTTGCTCAATATCCTTGTCTTAAAGCCATTAAATGATTTTGCATAGTTGCTTCTAATTTTAAATTGATCACAAAGTTGAGAAAACAGGGTCTCAATTCTCTTTCTCGATTTTCTGAAAATATATTTCTGTTTTTGGTAATTTTTTTGATTGATTCTCATTGGTGTATCCAGTTTTATATTTGCATAATTGAACAAGTCAGATTGTACCTGAGCGGACAAATAACCTCGATCTCCGATCAATGTACAGTCATTAATTTGATGTTTTATATCCTGCAAAAAATGAATATCATGAATGCTTGCCGTAGAAATGTCAAAACTTTGAAAAACCCCGGAAACAGAACATATTGCATGCAGTTTGTAACCGTAATAATAACTGGACTGGGAAGCGCAATAACCTCTACTTGGAAATGAAAATTCACTTTCTTTACAAATTTTGGAGCGTTTTGCTCTTGCATTTCTACAAATTTCCAAAGGCATAGAGTCAATAATAAAAACGTTTTCAATCTCATTAAACCGAACAACTATAAGCTTTCGAATCCTTTCCAAATGCAGGAATAATTTCCTCTTTCTACGGTTGTAAACACTTCTTTCGATCATTCCGTTTAATTTTGAATTTGACAGATGTCTAAATAGCTGGTATTCTGAATCTATCGATAAATATTCTGCAGAAATATTAAGAGCAACAATCTCTAAATCAGACAGTTTTGGCTTAATTGGTTTGAAATAAAAGTTCTCATCTGAGATTAACTTCTTTAATTCATTTAAAATAAAATTGTAAATTGCATCTAGGTTATTCATTATGTATCAGATTGATAGTCAATACAATATACGAATTTTTCGTATTATGAATAACCTTTTTTATAATGCACTACGGGTAACTAAATATTATTTCAAATGTTTTTTATTCGTTAAAATAAAAAAAGACGTTAAAAATAACGTCTTTTAAATTTTATAGTGTTTCTCTGTCGGTTCTTATTTTGACCTTGAGAAATCTGATTAAAATGAGCCCAGCAGCAAAGAATACCGTCATAGACAATGCTGCAATACGCATATTATTAAAATGCTCAATTAATGTTGCAAAGATAAATGTCCCGATGATGATGGCAATTTTCTCCAATACATCATAGAAACTGAAATAGGTAGTATTTTCCATTGAGTTTTCCGGAAGTAATTTTGAATACGTGGATC
The nucleotide sequence above comes from Chryseobacterium sp. 7. Encoded proteins:
- a CDS encoding IS982 family transposase: MNNLDAIYNFILNELKKLISDENFYFKPIKPKLSDLEIVALNISAEYLSIDSEYQLFRHLSNSKLNGMIERSVYNRRKRKLFLHLERIRKLIVVRFNEIENVFIIDSMPLEICRNARAKRSKICKESEFSFPSRGYCASQSSYYYGYKLHAICSVSGVFQSFDISTASIHDIHFLQDIKHQINDCTLIGDRGYLSAQVQSDLFNYANIKLDTPMRINQKNYQKQKYIFRKSRKRIETLFSQLCDQFKIRSNYAKSFNGFKTRILSKITALTFIQFVNVFVFNRKMNNIKIALV